The proteins below are encoded in one region of Winogradskyella helgolandensis:
- a CDS encoding dipeptidase — protein sequence MQSIKSYINDNKDRFLSELIDLLKIPSISADSAYKGDVLKTADAVKISLEKAGCDHVEICETEGYPIVYGEKIIDKNLPTILVYGHYDVQPPDPLDLWNSPPFDPIIQKTELHPEGAIFARGACDDKGQMYMHVKAMEYMTTNNELPCNVKFMIEGEEEVGSVNLAKFVANNREKLANDVILISDTGMIAPDVPSITTGLRGLSYVEVEVTGPNRDLHSGLYGGAVANPINVLTKMIASLHDENNHITIPGFYDKVEDLSDDERTEMAKAPFSLDAYKKSLDIDAVYGEAGYSTNERNSIRPTLDVNGIWGGYTGEGAKTVIASQAFAKISMRLVPNQEWEEITELFKTHFESIAPKGVTVKVTPHHGGQGYVTPIDSLGYKAASKAYEETFGKTPIPQRSGGSIPIVSLFEQELNSKTILMGFGLDSDAIHSPNEHFGVWNYLKGIETIPWFYKYFTELSK from the coding sequence ATGCAATCTATAAAATCTTATATCAATGATAATAAGGATCGTTTTCTTTCCGAGCTTATCGATTTACTAAAAATCCCATCCATCAGTGCAGATTCAGCGTATAAAGGAGATGTCCTAAAAACAGCAGATGCCGTAAAAATAAGCCTAGAAAAAGCAGGCTGCGACCATGTGGAAATTTGTGAAACTGAAGGCTACCCAATTGTTTATGGAGAAAAAATAATTGATAAAAATTTACCAACTATATTGGTATATGGTCATTATGACGTGCAACCACCAGATCCATTAGACTTATGGAATTCACCTCCTTTTGATCCTATCATTCAGAAAACAGAATTACATCCGGAAGGTGCCATTTTTGCCAGAGGAGCTTGTGACGATAAAGGTCAAATGTATATGCATGTGAAAGCCATGGAATACATGACAACTAATAACGAGTTGCCTTGTAATGTAAAATTTATGATTGAAGGTGAAGAAGAAGTTGGAAGTGTAAACTTGGCAAAATTTGTAGCAAATAACAGAGAAAAATTAGCCAATGATGTCATTTTGATTTCAGATACTGGAATGATAGCTCCAGATGTACCATCAATTACTACCGGCTTAAGAGGTTTAAGTTATGTTGAAGTTGAAGTTACAGGACCAAACCGTGATTTACATTCTGGACTATACGGTGGAGCTGTCGCCAATCCGATTAACGTGTTAACTAAAATGATTGCGTCGCTTCACGATGAAAACAATCATATTACCATTCCTGGCTTTTATGATAAGGTTGAAGATCTATCAGATGATGAACGTACTGAAATGGCAAAAGCTCCATTTTCATTAGACGCATATAAAAAATCTTTGGATATCGATGCTGTTTATGGTGAAGCAGGCTATTCTACTAACGAGCGTAACTCCATTAGACCAACATTAGATGTTAACGGTATTTGGGGAGGATATACAGGTGAAGGTGCCAAAACAGTAATTGCAAGTCAAGCTTTTGCTAAAATATCAATGCGTTTAGTGCCTAACCAAGAATGGGAAGAGATTACAGAATTGTTTAAAACACATTTTGAGAGTATCGCTCCAAAAGGTGTGACTGTAAAAGTAACGCCTCATCATGGTGGCCAAGGTTACGTAACGCCAATTGATAGTTTAGGTTACAAAGCGGCATCTAAAGCCTATGAAGAAACCTTTGGAAAAACACCGATCCCTCAACGAAGTGGAGGAAGTATTCCAATTGTGTCGCTTTTTGAACAAGAATTAAATAGTAAAACAATCTTAATGGGCTTTGGCTTAGATAGCGATGCGATTCACTCACCAAACGAACATTTTGGAGTATGGAATTACCTAAAAGGCATTGAAACTATTCCATGGTTTTATAAATATTTTACAGAATTATCAAAATAA
- a CDS encoding BlaI/MecI/CopY family transcriptional regulator has product MQLSKTEEQLMQYLWKLDKAFMKDLLESYPEPKPATTTVATLLKRMIGKGFIDYKTFGKSREYFPLVKKEDYFSKHVNGLIKTFFNDSASQFASFFTRKTDLTKDELEALKKIIDTEIKNR; this is encoded by the coding sequence ATGCAACTTTCAAAAACCGAAGAACAATTAATGCAGTACCTCTGGAAACTCGACAAAGCATTTATGAAAGATTTGCTAGAGAGTTACCCGGAACCAAAACCTGCCACTACAACCGTAGCGACCTTACTAAAACGAATGATTGGTAAAGGTTTTATTGATTATAAAACCTTTGGTAAATCCAGAGAGTATTTTCCATTAGTAAAAAAAGAAGATTATTTCTCTAAGCATGTTAACGGACTCATTAAAACCTTTTTTAATGATAGTGCTTCGCAGTTTGCGTCCTTTTTTACACGTAAAACGGATTTAACTAAAGACGAATTAGAAGCGCTTAAAAAAATTATAGACACAGAAATTAAAAACCGATAA